From a single Apium graveolens cultivar Ventura chromosome 2, ASM990537v1, whole genome shotgun sequence genomic region:
- the LOC141707198 gene encoding uncharacterized protein LOC141707198 — protein sequence MLGALCIRPPKPWLFSFLSLTSSTQHRLIQSPLKLIPTTNITEDCRRHHHSTACRIGCYRGGAASIWHAILPAGGNYIRPPVAFHEQKGEGSWNVAWDDRPARWLHRPDSAWLLFGVCGCIAGPCEIVDFSSESKNFSSSLSLDAEEDKAADDDLSDEKEVKYRVTGVPADGRCLFRAIAHVTCLRNGEEAPDENRQRDLADDLRAEVVAELLRRRKETEWFIEGDFDTYVERIQRPYVWGGEPELLMASHVLKTKISVFMLDRSSDSLINIANYGEEYQKSDEIPIKLLFHGYGHYDIVEVPNNN from the exons ATGCTCGGAGCACTCTGTATTCGTCCTCCTAAGCCGTGGCTATTTTCATTCTTATCTCTTACTTCATCTACACAACACCGTCTTATTCAAAGTCCACTCAAGCTAATTCCGACAACTAATATTACTGAAGATTGTCGCCGTCATCATCACTCCACTGCTTGTCGGATTGGATGTTATCGCGGCGGTGCGGCTTCGATATGGCACGCTATATTGCCAGCTGGAGGGAATTATATTAGGCCGCCTGTTGCTTTTCATGAACAGAAAGGGGAAGGATCCTGGAATGTCGCCTGGGATGATAGGCCTGCTAGGTGGTTACATAGGCCTGATTCGGCTTGGTTGCTTTTCGGAGTTTGCGGTTGTATTGCTGGACCTTGTGAGATTGTTGATTTCAGTAGTGAATCCAAGAATTTTAGTTCGAGTTTGAGTTTGGATGCGGAGGAGGACAAAGCTGCGGATGATGATCTTAGTGATGAGAAGGAGGTTAAGTATAGAGTTACAG GCGTACCAGCGGATGGACGATGCTTGTTTAGAGCAATAGCTCATGTGACTTGCTTGAGAAATGGAGAAGAAGCTCCTGATGAAAATCGTCAGAGAGATCTTGCTGATGACTTACGGGCCGAG GTGGTTGCTGAGCTTTTAAGAAGGCGTAAAGAAACAGAGTG GTTCATTGAAGGAGATTTTGATACCTATGTGGAGAGGATTCAACGGCCCTATGTTTGGGGTGGTGAGCCAGAGCTATTGATGGCATCTCATGTACTCAA GACAAAAATTTCTGTTTTCATGTTAGATAGAAGTTCGGATAGTTTGATCAATATAGCAAACTATGGAGAGGAGTATCAGAAGTCTGATGAAATTCCTATCAAATTGCTATTCCATGGTTACGGTCACTATGATATAGTGGAGGTTCCAAATAACAACTAG